Within Amycolatopsis sp. FDAARGOS 1241, the genomic segment GCCGAACCACCGAAGGGTGCGAACCCCGTGAGCAGCACCGTCATGCCGAAACTCCCTCCTGCGCCGTGACGGTCAGCATAGGTTCGGACCACAGGGCCGCCCGGGAGGAGGGGCGTCGACCATCCGAACGCTTCCCGCAGCCGCGGACGACTGGCCCGCCCTCGAGCACCTCTTCGGACGCATCGTGCCAGGGCATCGGCCACCATGACCGGCGGGACAACCGCACTGCGCTGCGGCACGAACTCGGACAGCGCCCGTGGGGGCCGCTCGCCCGCGCCGGAGTCGAGCCCGCCGGCTGGACTCGCCTCGCGCCCCGCCACCTCGTGCCGGTGTCACCGGCAGCCGCGCCCCACGGCGGCTGCTCGAGCCGGATGACTCGACCTGGTGGTTCGCCTGCTTCGCCGACCAGCGCCGCCGGCGTCGGCGCGGCATTTCTGCACGCCGCGATCCGCCACGCCCGCACCCACGGCGCGACCGTCCTCGACGGACCCGTCGACATCGCGCGACATCGCGCTCCTGCGCGGCGCTGCCGGTGTTCGATACCGCGGCTTCACGGAGCTCGGTTGCACCCGCCCGTCGCGGCCGGTGATGGGCAAGCACTTCCGCCCGACAACGCAACGGCCTCCCCCGGCACAGCAGGGGAGGCCGTCACGAAACAGCGGAAGATCAGGCCTTCGGCTTCAACTCACCCGGGTACAGGTACTGGTCGGCCGGCTTGCCGGCGCCGTAGATCCAGGCGTCGAAGAAGCCCTGGAGGTTCTTGTGGGACACGGCTTCGCAGTAGTGCTGGAACTCCTGCATGCTCGCGTTGTCGTTGCGGTGCAGCGCGGGCCACGTCTTGAGCACCTTGTCGAACGCGGCCTGGCCCATGTACTTGCTCAGGGCGTGGAGCGCGAGCGGGCCCTTCGAGTACACGTAGGTGAACTCGTTGCCCGGGCCCATGTCGTAGAGCTTGCCGTTCCAGAAGCGGTCGGACGCGGTCGCGACTTCCGAGCGGTACTCGTCGTCGAGGTTGAGGCCTTCCTTGGCTTCGGCCCAGAGCCACTCGGCGTAGGAGGCGAAGCACTCGTTGAGGCAGACGTCCTTCCAGTGGTCCACGGCCACGGTGTCGCCGTACCACTGGTGGGCGTTCTCGTGCACGATCGTGTCGACGTTGCCCGCGCGGCCGGAGTAGATGGGCCGGCTGAGGGTCTCCAGGGAGAACCCGATGGGCTCGGCCAGGAAGATGCCGCCGGCGGCGTCCACGGGGTACTTGCCGAACTTCGACTCCAGGAAGTCCAGGATCTCGGGCAGCCGCGCTTCGGCCTGCTTGGTCGAGTCGGGTGTGCCCGGGGCGAACGCGCTGACGATCGGGGTGCCGTCCTCGCGCTTCTGCCGGTCGAAGGTCCACTTGTCGATGGCGACCGTGGTCATGTACGGCGCGGCCGGCGTGCTTTCGGACCACACGTGCGTGGTGCCCTTCGGCGTCTTGTGTGAGCCGAGCTCGCGGCCGTTCGCGATCACGCCCCACTCGGACGGGACCGTGAGGGCCAGGTGGAACGTCGCCTTGTCGCGCGGGGTGTCGTTGACGGGATACCACGTGCTGGCCGACTTCGGCTCGCCCGCGACGAACGCGCCGCCGTCCGCGCTGTACTGCCAGCCGTTCTCGCCCAGCACCGGGTCGACGATCGGCGCCGGCACCCCGTGGTAGGTGATGACGGCCCGGAACGGCAGGCCCTTCAGCAACGGGATCCGCGGGGTGATCACGAGCTCGTGGTCACCGGTCCGCGTGAACTTGGCGGGCAGGCCGTTGACCTTGATCGAGTCGACCGTGAGGCCGTTGAGGTCGAGGTCGAACGAGCTCAGCGACTGCGTGGCCCGCGCGCTGATGGTCTGTACCCCGGTGAGCTGGTGGCTGTCCGGTGTGTACGTCACGTTGAGGTTGTAGTCGGCGACGTCGTAGCCGCCGTTGCCGTCCTGCGGGTAGTAGCTGTCGCCGGCGCCATCGGCACCCGGTGTCGGCTTGTCCCAGCCGTGGCCGTCCTGACCGGCCGCCGCGACACCTCCGCCCAGGCCCAGCGCGGCCAGCGTGGCCACGACCGTCACTACCGGGCGATGCCAGCGGTGCTGCACTCTCATCTGCGCTCCTGTCTGCTGCTTCCGAACCCGTTCGCAACGTATCGCCGCGCCGCACCACTTGCGCCCTGCTGTCGGCTTTTGTCCGGAAAGTCCACACTTAGGTCGGTTCCCCGCGGCCGTTCGGGCACATCCGCGGCGGCCGTCTGGAAAGCTGGTGGCATGCGCTTGGCGCTGCTGGGCCCGCTGCGTGCGGAGACGGAAGAAGGCACCGCGGTGGACATCGGCGGGGCTCGCCTCCGCATGCTCCTCGCGCGGCTCGCTCTCGACGCCGGCCGGGGTGTGCCGGCCGAAGTGCTCATCGACGGCCTCTGGGCCGACGAGCCGCCCGCCGACGCCGCGAACGCGCTGCAGTCACTGGTCTCGCGCCTGCGGCGGGCCCTGCGGCCGGCCGGTGCGGAGCTGGAATCCGGCACCGGCGGCTACCGGCTCGCGCTGCCCGCGGACGCCGTCGACGTCCACCGCTTCGAACGGCTTGCCGCCGACGGCCGCCGGGAGCTGGCCGCGGGCCGGGACTCGCGCGCGGCCGAACTGCTGCGCACGGCGCTCGACCTGTGGCACGGCGACGCGCTCGCCGACGTGCTCGACGCGCCTTTCGCCGCCGTGCCCGCCGCGCGCCTGGAGGAGCTGCGCAGGGAGGCCGTGGAGGACCGGTTCGACGCGGAGCTGCGGCTGGGCCGCCACGCCGACGTGCTCGCCGACCTCACGGCGGCCGCCGAAGCGCACCCCTTGCGTGAGCGGCTGGCCGGGCTGCGCATCCGCGCGCTGTGCTCGGCGGGCCGGCAGGCCGACGCGCTCGCGGTCTACACCGGGGTGCGCCGGACCCTCGCCGACGAGCTCGGCGTGGACCCCTCGGCCGAGCTGCAGGAGATCCACCTGCAGGCGCTGCGCGGCGAGTTCGCCCTCGCCGCCGTGGTCGCCGACCGGCTGCCGGTGCGGCTCACCAGCTTCGTCGGCCGAGGCGACGAACTAAAGCTGCTGGCCGAGCTGCTCGAAGGCGCGCGGCTGGTCACGCTCGTCGGTCCCGGCGGCGCGGGGAAGACGCGGCTCGCGACCGAAGCCGCGTCGCGCCACCCGGCGCACGCGGCCGGACGCGTGTGGTTCGTGCCACTCGCCGGTGTCCGCGACGCCGAAGACGTGCGGGGCGCGCTGCTCACCGCGCTCGAGATCCGCGACGTGCGCGCCACCGAAACCGAGGTGCTGCGGCGCCCGATCGACCTGTTCGACCACGCCGTCGACGCGCTCAGCGGCAGCGAAACCCTTCTGGTGCTGGACAACTGCGAGCACGTCGTCGAGGTCGCGGCGCAGCTCGCCGACGACCTGCTGCGCCGCGTGCCGGCGTTGCGGATCCTCGCGACCAGCCGGGAGCCGCTGGCCATCACCGGTGAAGCGCTGTGCCCGCTCGGACCGCTGCCGGTGCCCGTCGAGTCGACGCCACCGAGTGAGGTGGGTGCGCTCGACTCCGCGCGCCTGTTCCTCGACCGCGCCGTCGCCGTGCGGCCCGGCTTCGCGCTCGACGAGTCCACAGTGGATGCTGTGACGCAGATCTGCCGCCGGCTCGACGGCATGCCGCTGGCTCTGGAGCTCGCGGCCGCGCGCTTGCGGTCGATGCCCGTCACCGGCATCGCGGAGCGTCTGGACGACCGCTTCCGCCTGCTGACGTCCGGCAGCCGCACGGCCCTGCCGCGGCAGCGCACGCTGCGCGCGGTGGTCGAGTGGAGCTGGGACCTGCTGTCGGACGCGGAGCTGCGGCTGGCGCGCCGGCTGGCGGTGTTCGCCGCGACCTTCGACGAGGAGGCCGTGACCGCCGTCTGCGCCCACGACGACCTGCCCGCCGAAGACCTCGTGTACGTGCTGGGTTCACTGGTCGAGAAGTCCATTGTGGATACAGTGGGGGCGCGGTACCGGATGCTGGAGACGCTACGCGCCTACGCCACCGAACGCCTCGCCGCGGCTGGGGAGACGGAGCGGTCGCAGCGCGCGATGGTGCGCTACTACGTCGGCCTCGTCGAGCGCACCGAACCGTTGCTGCGCACGCGCGACCAGCTCGACGCGATCGCCGTCTTCGAGCACGAGAACGACAACCTCACCGCTGCATTGCGCGCCGCCATCGAAGCCCGCGACGGAGAGCCGGCGGGCCGCCTGCTGTACGGCATGTTCTGGTACCTGTCGATCCTCGGCCAGAGCGAACGCGGCGCGCGGTTCGTCGAGGAGGTCCTGGCCCTGGGCGACGGCCTACCGGAGGACATCGTTGCCAGCCTGCGGCTGAGCGAGGTGATGATGCGCATGGTCACCGGCCCGCTGGAGATGG encodes:
- a CDS encoding BTAD domain-containing putative transcriptional regulator, producing the protein MRLALLGPLRAETEEGTAVDIGGARLRMLLARLALDAGRGVPAEVLIDGLWADEPPADAANALQSLVSRLRRALRPAGAELESGTGGYRLALPADAVDVHRFERLAADGRRELAAGRDSRAAELLRTALDLWHGDALADVLDAPFAAVPAARLEELRREAVEDRFDAELRLGRHADVLADLTAAAEAHPLRERLAGLRIRALCSAGRQADALAVYTGVRRTLADELGVDPSAELQEIHLQALRGEFALAAVVADRLPVRLTSFVGRGDELKLLAELLEGARLVTLVGPGGAGKTRLATEAASRHPAHAAGRVWFVPLAGVRDAEDVRGALLTALEIRDVRATETEVLRRPIDLFDHAVDALSGSETLLVLDNCEHVVEVAAQLADDLLRRVPALRILATSREPLAITGEALCPLGPLPVPVESTPPSEVGALDSARLFLDRAVAVRPGFALDESTVDAVTQICRRLDGMPLALELAAARLRSMPVTGIAERLDDRFRLLTSGSRTALPRQRTLRAVVEWSWDLLSDAELRLARRLAVFAATFDEEAVTAVCAHDDLPAEDLVYVLGSLVEKSIVDTVGARYRMLETLRAYATERLAAAGETERSQRAMVRYYVGLVERTEPLLRTRDQLDAIAVFEHENDNLTAALRAAIEARDGEPAGRLLYGMFWYLSILGQSERGARFVEEVLALGDGLPEDIVASLRLSEVMMRMVTGPLEMEGTRELIDDCVRTGAAKRNPWLSIALPMVAFLSGQRDLARREIARAAEGGDPWGRAAGLWAESFLLADEGDLEGSARAREQAHAGFLEIGDRWGLAMTFSFRAAGLSQNGDHAGAIDAYTEGLRLALELRSHDDVIQQWWRLAMERSRCGDHAGAWRELEAADRYARGCGNRQLEIILAFGRLELLVRERRLTEARAVGADIAAGRADWPFPGGFEDEWVGLFHARLALAEDKPDEATPYLAAAIRSAARRVDMPDLAGVVEVLAEIRYSQGNFETAARALALSALIRGQFDLGSPEVKALIGNLQQELGHDRYQQLVTEVRTMDRADGITWLLNEVGE
- a CDS encoding M1 family metallopeptidase codes for the protein MRVQHRWHRPVVTVVATLAALGLGGGVAAAGQDGHGWDKPTPGADGAGDSYYPQDGNGGYDVADYNLNVTYTPDSHQLTGVQTISARATQSLSSFDLDLNGLTVDSIKVNGLPAKFTRTGDHELVITPRIPLLKGLPFRAVITYHGVPAPIVDPVLGENGWQYSADGGAFVAGEPKSASTWYPVNDTPRDKATFHLALTVPSEWGVIANGRELGSHKTPKGTTHVWSESTPAAPYMTTVAIDKWTFDRQKREDGTPIVSAFAPGTPDSTKQAEARLPEILDFLESKFGKYPVDAAGGIFLAEPIGFSLETLSRPIYSGRAGNVDTIVHENAHQWYGDTVAVDHWKDVCLNECFASYAEWLWAEAKEGLNLDDEYRSEVATASDRFWNGKLYDMGPGNEFTYVYSKGPLALHALSKYMGQAAFDKVLKTWPALHRNDNASMQEFQHYCEAVSHKNLQGFFDAWIYGAGKPADQYLYPGELKPKA